Proteins encoded in a region of the Acipenser ruthenus chromosome 11, fAciRut3.2 maternal haplotype, whole genome shotgun sequence genome:
- the LOC117426268 gene encoding protein S100-B-like, translating to MSDLENSMAAIIDVFHKYSGKEGDKHKLKKSELKDLINNELASFLGQIKDQATMDSLMESLDTDADSECDFQEFMTFIAMVTIGCHEFFEHHEDE from the exons ATGTCTGACTTAGAGAACTCCATGGCAGCCATCATAGATGTGTTTCACAAGTATTCGGGAAAGGAGGGAGACAAGCACAAGCTGAAGAAGAGTGAACTGAAGGATCTGATCAATAACGAGTTAGCAAGCTTTCTAGGG CAAATCAAAGACCAGGCGACGATGGACAGTTTAATGGAAAGCCTGGATACTGACGCTGACTCGGAATGTGACTTTCAGGAGTTCATGACCTTCATCGCCATGGTGACCATCGGCTGCCATGAGTTCTTTGAACACCACGAAGATGAGTAA